The proteins below come from a single Rosa rugosa chromosome 2, drRosRugo1.1, whole genome shotgun sequence genomic window:
- the LOC133731731 gene encoding receptor-like protein 2, whose translation MAQCLSFLLILIFFSTHIHACSQTERTSLLAFALTLSSPSLNWTSSNCCHWEGITCNQDDLVTQLSLPSKGLRHNESISPLSSLENLTHLTYLNLSRNSLYGSPGQTRLFLSLNHLEILDLSYNLLSGELPIFPLSGSIRMLDLSSNSFNGEVPSSFFQKAWNLTSFNISNNTFKGSIPSSLCFTSSSLIRVLDFSFNKFNGRISPGLGHCSKLKVFRAGNNNLSGILPEDMYNVTTLEQISLPLNSLYGVLSGRILNLTNLAILDLQFNQFSGVLPLHFGKLSKLKLLLLQINNLRGSLPPSLMNCTSLIELNLGANHFEGDLSMYNFSKLSRLRKLDLLKNQFTGTFPTSLYSCKFLKAIRLAANDIVGQIQPEILSLKSLSFLSLALNRLTNITGAIKILMHCKSLIFLSLGSSFEEEEVPADFGMADFDGFQNLLFLDLSHNEVTGQIPIWLFKLKKLEVLNLNSNKFTGPIPSLLWTLPRLFYVDLGFNLISGEFPKELCSLPMLVSQNNNLSTDDLELPIYSTKDGGKTGVQYNSNLLYYPRSIYLGSNSLTGNIPIEIGQLQLLRALSLENNFFTGKIPNQISNLKQLANLDLSMNHFSGNIPASLTSLNFLAVFNVSFNNLEGQIPTGTQFQSFSESAYEGNPNLCGPPLPNKCQPLPIDGIDGDDNNSRYVNSEHQVPWTLVSAVPGFVVGFWAVCGSLIFIKTWRYAYFRFLDNAYDSLYVMIAVGIKRRKRRVNGS comes from the coding sequence ATGGCTCAATGCTTAAGTTTCCTTCTCATTCTAATCTTCTTCTCTACACATATTCATGCATGCAGCCAAACAGAACGCACTTCTCTCTTGGCCTTCGCCctcactctctcttctccttccttgAATTGGACTTCCAGTAATTGTTGTCATTGGGAAGGCATCACTTGCAACCAAGATGATTTGGTCACCCAATTGAGCTTACCCTCAAAAGGCCTCAGACACAATGAAAGTATCTCTCCCTTATCATCTCTAGAAAATCTCACACATCTCACTTACCTCAATCTCTCTCGCAATTCCCTTTACGGTTCACCAGGTCAAACCAGATTGTTCTTGTCATTGAATCATCTTGAGATTCTTGATTTGAGCTATAACCTTCTATCTGGAGAACTACCAATTTTCCCACTATCCGGGAGTATCCGGATGCTGGATTTGTCCAGCAATTCTTTCAACGGTGAGgttccttcttctttcttccaAAAAGCTTGGAATTTGACTAGTTTCAATATAAGCAATAATACCTTTAAAGGATCCATCCCATCCTCCCTTTGTTTCActtcttcttcattgatcaGAGTGTTggatttttctttcaataaattCAACGGCAGAATATCTCCCGGACTAGGGCATTGTTCCAAGCTTAAGGTGTTTCGTGCTGGGAATAATAAcctctccggaatacttccagAAGATATGTATAATGTTACCACTCTTGAACAAATTTCATTACCTCTCAATTCACTTTACGGAGTCCTTAGTGGTCGCATTCTCAACCTCACAAACCTGGCAATCCTTGACCTCCAGTTTAATCAATTTAGCGGTGTGCTTCCTCTCCATTTTGGGAAGCTCTCCAAGTTGAAACTGTTGCTCCTTCAGATCAACAATCTAAGAGGCTCTCTGCCCCCATCTTTGATGAATTGCACAAGCCTTATAGAACTAAATTTAGGAGCCAATCACTTCGAAGGGGATTTGTCCATGTATAATTTCTCCAAACTTAGTAGGCTTCGTAAACTGGACCTGTTGAAGAATCAGTTCACAGGTACCTTCCCCACAAGCCTATACTCATGCAAGTTTCTCAAAGCAATTCGACTTGCTGCAAATGATATTGTGGGACAAATACAACCTGAAATTCTATCATTGAAATCCTTGTCCTTCCTCTCGCTCGCTCTCAATAGATTGACCAATATCACAGGGGCAATCAAGATACTCATGCATTGCAAAAGTCTCATATTCCTATCCTTAGGATCTAGTTTTGAAGAGGAGGAAGTTCCAGCTGATTTTGGCATGgctgattttgatggattccaAAATCTTCTATTTTTGGATTTGAGTCACAACGAGGTCACCGGTCAAATACCTATCTGGTTATTTAAGCTCAAGAAGCTGGAGGTCTTAAATCTGAATTCAAATAAATTCACAGGGCCAATTCCAAGTCTGCTATGGACTCTTCCTAGGCTCTTTTACGTAGACTTGGGATTCAACCTCATTTCTGGTGAATTTCCAAAGGAACTTTGCAGCCTGCCAATGCTGGTATCTCAAAACAACAACTTGTCCACTGATGATCTTGAATTGCCTATCTACTCCACAAAAGATGGTGGCAAGACAGGTGTACAATACAATTCTAATTTGTTGTACTATCCACGGTCAATATACCTAGGCAGCAATAGCTTAACTGGAAATATACCGATTGAGATTGGCCAATTGCAGCTTCTCCGTGCGTTGTCCCTTGAAAACAATTTCTTCACCGGCAAGATTCCAAACCAAATATCCAACCTCAAACAGTTGGCAAATTTGGATCTCTCCATGAATCATTTCTCTGGAAATATACCAGCATCATTAACAAGCCTTAATTTCTTGGCAGTATTTAATGTCTCGTTCAATAATCTGGAAGGCCAGATACCAACAGGCACTCAGTTCCAAAGCTTCAGTGAATCTGCATATGAGGGGAATCCCAACCTTTGTGGTCCTCCACTTCCAAATAAGTGCCAACCACTTCCAATTGATGGCATTGATGGAGATGATAACAACAGTAGATATGTCAACAGTGAACATCAAGTTCCATGGACTTTAGTTTCTGCTGTGCCTGGATTTGTTGTAGGATTTTGGGCAGTATGTGGTTCTTTGATATTTATCAAGACGTGGAGATATGCTTATTTCCGATTCCTCGATAATGCATATGATAGCCTCTATGTGATGATAGCTGTGGGGATCAAAAGGAGGAAGAGAAGGGTTAATGGAAGCTAG